The window TGTGGCCGCCCTTTTTTGTATTGGCGCGCGCTGAGGATCAGTCGGGCTTGCCGCTTTCGACCTGGCGTTTTAGCCGCGCAACCTGCTGGCCGATCACGCCATCGACCGGGGCCGCGATCCTGTCGAGCCCGCCCTTCATATAGCCGCCGACATCATAGGTGACGGTCAGACGGGTCTTGCCCTCGGCTTCGGTCAGCAGAAAGCCCAGATGCCCGCTGGCACCACTGGACTGCAGAGGACCGAGGGCCCCGAACAGCACCAGCTTCTGGTTGGGCGCGGCATTGACGGTGCTCAGGTGCAGCACCGAGCCGCCGCCCGGCAGTTTTTCGCAGAAACAGCCGCCCGAGGCGGCCGCCAGGGACAGATTGGCGGCGGATCCCGACCAGGTGTGCCGACCATCCCACCAGCTTGCCGGCTGAACCAGGACACCCCAGACCCGGGCCGCCGGGGCGGCGATCTCGACCTCGTGCCGAACCTGGAAACCGCCGGGCGTGGCATCCGTCACCTCGGCACGGGCCGCCGTGCCGGACAGGGCCAGGGCGACAATGGCAATCCAGAGCTTCATGTGACGCTTCCCTTGTTGGTGCCGGGCAGCGTTCCCGCCCTGCGAGGTCAGCGTCAAGCTTCAGGTGTTCCCTTGGCGGAATGATCGCGCTAGGCTTTGGCCATGAACACGACCCAGAGCGGTCGTCGGGGCTTCGGGCTCCGTCGCGCCCAGGACCTTCTCCGCTCCGTATGACGCTCCTGACCTGATCGGGCGAGACGCCGCGCCTGCGGCTCAAGGACGGCAAGGCCGTCAGCGAAACCTACGGACTTCAAACCGATGACCATCACCACACCCGACTGGGCCGCGCGTTTCAGCGAGCGCATGGCCCGCGTTCGCGCCAGCGAGATCCGCGAACTTCTGAAACTGCTGGACCAGCCCGACATCCTGTCCTTTGCCGGCGGGATCCCCCATCCAGACCTGTTCCCGACCGAAGCCATCCAGGCCGGCTATGAGGCCATCCTCGCCGACCCCGCCCAGGCGGCCCAGGCCCTGCAGTATTCGGTCAGCGAGGGCTATCGGCCGCTACGCGACTGGATCGCCGCGCGCATGACCCGCGACGGCATGCCCTGTAACGCCGGCAACATCATGCTGACCGCCGGTTCGCAACAGGCCCTCGACCTGCTGGGCAAGCTTTTCCTGACCCGCGGCGACACGGTGATGGTGGCCCGGCCGACCTATCTGGGCGCGCTGCAGGCCTTCAATGGCTATGAGCCGAAATATCTGGATCTGCCGGAAAACGGCCTGTCCCAAGGACTCGTCGCCACGGTGCGCGAGCGGGCCATCGGGGCCCTGGGCTATTTCGTCCCCGATTTTGCCAATCCGACCGGCCTGAGCCTGACCCTGGCCGAGCGCGAGACCCTGCTGCCCCTGGCCGACGACCTGGATATGACCCTGATCGAGGACGCCGCCTACCGCGAGCTGCGGTTCAGGGGCGAGGCCTTGCCGACCCTGCTGTCCCTGGACATTGCCCGGTCCGGCGGGATCGAGCAGGTCCGCACCCTGTTCTGCGGCACCTTCTCCAAGACCCTGTCGCCGGCCCTGCGTATCGGCTGGGTCTGTGGCCCGCAGGCCGTGATCGAAAAACTGGTCCTGCTGAAGCAGGGCGCGGACCTGCACGTCTCGACCATCAACCAGATGGTGGCCCATCGGGCCGTGGCCGAGGGCTATGACCAGCATCTGGGCCGGCTGCGGGCGGCCTATGGCACCAAGGCCCGCACGATCCTGACCGCCCTGGAGCGGCATATGCCGGCGGGCGTCACCTGGTCGGAGCCCCAGGGCGGCATGTTCGTCTGGGTGTCGCTGCCCGAGGGGATGGACGGCAAGGTGGTGCTGGAGCGAGCCCTGGCCGAGGAGCGCGTCGCCTTCGTGCCGGGCGAGCCGTTCTTCGCCGAGGTCGCAACCGCCAATGCCCTGAGGCTCAGCTATTCCTTGCCCGACACGGACCAGATCGAGGACGGCGTGGCGCGGCTGGCGCGGCTGATCGGGCGGATGACCTAGTCCGGCGGTGAGGTCACCGTGGCCCCGGTTGCCTTCAGCTGGTCCAGCACGCCATTGGCCGGAAGCAGGACAGCCAGGTCGACCACCGCCACCGTAACGCCCGGACGGCTCAGGGCGCTCGACAAGGCACCCGCCGACTGGCCGATCTGCTGCTCCAGAAGCTTGCCGCCCCCGGGTGATCGCAGCAGGCAGCGCTGGGCGGCACTGGCCGAATAGCGGGCGCGGACGCTGGCCAGATCGCCCCGCGCCCAGTCGAAACCGATCGTGGTGGGCCGGCCGCCGTCATATTCCAGCTCGTCCAGAGCATCGCGCAGACAGGCCAGCTGGGCGTCCCTCGACAGCTTGCCGGCGGCGCTGACCACCGCGCTCATGCGGTACTGGCCCATGGCCTTGATCCGGACCTTGCGGGCCCTCGCCATCCGCTCGATCGTGCTGACCGGCTTGGCTTCGGAGAGCCCGGCAGCCTGGCGGAAGTCCGACAGCAGCAGG of the Caulobacter henricii genome contains:
- a CDS encoding SRPBCC family protein is translated as MKLWIAIVALALSGTAARAEVTDATPGGFQVRHEVEIAAPAARVWGVLVQPASWWDGRHTWSGSAANLSLAAASGGCFCEKLPGGGSVLHLSTVNAAPNQKLVLFGALGPLQSSGASGHLGFLLTEAEGKTRLTVTYDVGGYMKGGLDRIAAPVDGVIGQQVARLKRQVESGKPD
- a CDS encoding PLP-dependent aminotransferase family protein, which produces MTITTPDWAARFSERMARVRASEIRELLKLLDQPDILSFAGGIPHPDLFPTEAIQAGYEAILADPAQAAQALQYSVSEGYRPLRDWIAARMTRDGMPCNAGNIMLTAGSQQALDLLGKLFLTRGDTVMVARPTYLGALQAFNGYEPKYLDLPENGLSQGLVATVRERAIGALGYFVPDFANPTGLSLTLAERETLLPLADDLDMTLIEDAAYRELRFRGEALPTLLSLDIARSGGIEQVRTLFCGTFSKTLSPALRIGWVCGPQAVIEKLVLLKQGADLHVSTINQMVAHRAVAEGYDQHLGRLRAAYGTKARTILTALERHMPAGVTWSEPQGGMFVWVSLPEGMDGKVVLERALAEERVAFVPGEPFFAEVATANALRLSYSLPDTDQIEDGVARLARLIGRMT
- a CDS encoding TraB/GumN family protein, producing MASVKSTLTAIVFFALSAVAHAQTVEPGLAPEDPGSAVVEELLVVARAPGPAVWLVQKGEARLYVVGSAVPLPHQLAWKSPRLERALDQADLLLIPPRASVGPGQIAGFVLKGGAGLRQGLGERLEDGLPPDLKARFISGRTRAKKGAGEYKGWQPAIAGFLLLSDFRQAAGLSEAKPVSTIERMARARKVRIKAMGQYRMSAVVSAAGKLSRDAQLACLRDALDELEYDGGRPTTIGFDWARGDLASVRARYSASAAQRCLLRSPGGGKLLEQQIGQSAGALSSALSRPGVTVAVVDLAVLLPANGVLDQLKATGATVTSPPD